One genomic segment of Methanolacinia paynteri includes these proteins:
- the arcC gene encoding carbamate kinase gives MKERTVLVALGGNALLKRGESPDPAVQRENVRRAAEALAPLAKEYRLVLTHGNGPQVGLLALQAAAYTKSEPYPLDILGAETEGMIGYLIEQELRNILPADVPVATMLTMTAVDPDDPAFGDPEKFVGPVYTKEQAGEVGNATGWTFRQDGFDWRRVVPSPEPVKILEMKPIRWLIEKGAIVICTGGGGIPVVPSPGGGYSGIEAVIDKDLASAILAEELRADLFIMATDVEGVYLNWKEEDRELIGETTPRFLGENRHHFPPGSMGPKVDAACRFVEATGNPAAIGSLEEIAEIAAGSAGTIVRRESETR, from the coding sequence ATGAAAGAGAGGACGGTTCTCGTCGCACTCGGGGGAAACGCCCTCCTGAAACGCGGAGAAAGTCCGGACCCCGCAGTCCAGAGAGAGAACGTCCGCAGGGCTGCAGAGGCCCTGGCACCGCTTGCCAAAGAATACAGACTGGTTCTCACACACGGAAACGGGCCGCAGGTCGGCCTTCTTGCACTCCAGGCGGCGGCATATACGAAGAGCGAACCGTATCCGCTCGACATCCTCGGGGCGGAGACAGAAGGGATGATCGGGTACCTGATCGAGCAGGAGCTCAGGAATATCCTCCCGGCAGACGTCCCGGTCGCGACAATGCTCACGATGACGGCGGTGGACCCTGACGATCCTGCATTCGGAGACCCCGAAAAGTTCGTCGGCCCGGTGTATACCAAAGAGCAGGCGGGAGAGGTCGGGAATGCGACGGGGTGGACGTTCAGGCAGGACGGTTTCGACTGGAGACGGGTCGTTCCCTCTCCCGAGCCGGTGAAGATACTGGAAATGAAGCCGATCAGGTGGCTGATAGAGAAGGGTGCGATCGTGATCTGTACGGGCGGTGGAGGGATACCGGTCGTACCTTCACCGGGAGGCGGATATTCGGGGATCGAGGCCGTGATCGACAAGGACCTTGCAAGTGCCATACTGGCAGAAGAACTCAGGGCCGACCTGTTCATAATGGCGACGGATGTCGAAGGGGTTTATCTCAACTGGAAAGAGGAAGACAGGGAGCTTATCGGGGAGACCACCCCGCGATTTCTGGGAGAAAACCGGCATCATTTTCCGCCGGGATCGATGGGCCCGAAGGTCGATGCGGCGTGCAGGTTCGTAGAGGCGACCGGGAACCCTGCAGCGATAGGATCGCTCGAAGAGATCGCGGAGATTGCAGCGGGAAGTGCGGGGACGATTGTCCGGCGGGAGAGTGAGACGAGATGA
- a CDS encoding arginine deiminase, translating to MKPGVYSEVGRLRTVIVHRPDMALRRLTPSNHDEYLFDELLWVDRGIEEHDAFTKILEENGVEVLRLDRLLEETLRSGDAREYILGGVFPGDAPGVSIAGRLKDALMEEEPEILAGYLTGGLAVDEMEIPGMSGIKSRSLVAAAAGPDSYILPPLPNTLFSRDPSSWIFGGVTINPMYWHVRRREALNVSAIYRYHPEFSKSNFECWHPKGDFAGVPPPGYGRNTLEGGDIMPLKKGCVLAGISERTGSGMIENLASTLFAGDEAERIIVSDIGRDRSHMHLDTVFTMINEDTATAYPGVLEKSRTWSLFSGDCEGTFSIRKEAGLVPAIEDALGIDTLNIIPTGGDRYEAEREQWDDGNNVLAVRPGVVVAYRRNARTNKSMEKEGIDVIEIEGCELSRGRGGTHCMTCPVTRDGI from the coding sequence ATGAAGCCCGGAGTATACTCGGAGGTCGGAAGGCTGAGGACGGTCATAGTCCACCGGCCGGACATGGCTCTCAGGAGACTAACACCCTCGAACCACGACGAGTATCTCTTCGACGAACTCCTGTGGGTCGACCGGGGGATCGAAGAGCACGACGCGTTTACAAAGATACTGGAAGAGAACGGAGTTGAAGTCCTCCGGCTCGACAGGCTCCTCGAAGAGACGCTCCGGTCGGGCGATGCGAGAGAGTACATCCTCGGGGGCGTATTCCCCGGAGATGCACCGGGGGTCTCGATAGCCGGGCGGCTGAAGGACGCCCTTATGGAGGAGGAGCCGGAGATCCTTGCGGGATACCTCACGGGAGGACTCGCCGTAGACGAGATGGAGATACCGGGTATGAGCGGAATTAAGAGCAGGTCGCTCGTCGCTGCCGCAGCAGGGCCCGATTCATACATCCTCCCCCCGCTCCCGAACACCCTGTTCTCCCGCGACCCGTCGAGCTGGATCTTCGGCGGAGTCACAATCAACCCGATGTACTGGCATGTCAGGAGAAGGGAGGCTCTCAACGTCTCCGCGATATACAGGTACCACCCGGAATTTTCGAAGAGCAACTTCGAGTGCTGGCACCCGAAGGGGGACTTCGCCGGTGTCCCCCCGCCGGGCTACGGGAGAAACACGCTGGAAGGCGGGGACATAATGCCGCTTAAGAAAGGATGCGTCCTTGCGGGGATCAGCGAGAGGACGGGTTCGGGCATGATCGAAAATCTCGCTTCCACCCTCTTCGCAGGAGACGAAGCGGAAAGGATCATCGTGTCCGATATCGGCAGGGACAGGAGCCATATGCATCTCGACACCGTCTTTACGATGATAAACGAAGATACGGCCACGGCGTACCCGGGAGTCCTGGAGAAGAGCAGGACATGGTCGCTCTTCTCCGGCGACTGTGAGGGAACATTCAGTATAAGGAAAGAGGCCGGTCTTGTTCCGGCGATCGAAGACGCACTCGGGATCGACACCCTCAATATCATCCCGACAGGCGGGGACAGGTACGAGGCGGAACGGGAACAGTGGGACGACGGGAACAACGTCCTTGCAGTAAGGCCCGGTGTCGTCGTCGCGTACAGGAGGAATGCCAGGACGAACAAAAGCATGGAAAAAGAGGGAATCGACGTAATTGAGATCGAGGGCTGCGAACTCAGCAGGGGCAGGGGAGGTACCCACTGCATGACATGTCCGGTGACAAGAGACGGGATTTAG
- a CDS encoding ATP-binding response regulator has protein sequence MSGKRILVVEDEVMVAMTLEDTLEALGYEVAGTVDNGRDAIRLAAEKKPDLILMDIRIRGDIDGIETADRISGSMDIPVVFLTAHSDEQTLMRALKTQPYGFLIKPFRERELYSNIEMAIHKHRVLKTRNRDEGAEKESPSSYGTAVEAGPAISRLHEKETVEVGTDTERLKNHIFESLQNPLFVLNGNMKIVLYNRKFAELCVFFNISESTFRASAEKAGIFPLFGSTNDFMTTFTEGRENFSTLEVMTGEIGHTLKITKIPVKEGHMVAYVMAVIEDITYEKMLEDSGELYHKTAEGIINLSHELKGILKGHEDPRLNEIADTSDDLVLEFARTDEEWLKIKEMRDLKKIWDL, from the coding sequence ATGAGCGGTAAAAGAATTCTTGTTGTTGAAGATGAAGTTATGGTGGCAATGACGCTCGAGGACACTCTTGAAGCTCTCGGGTACGAGGTTGCAGGAACCGTAGACAACGGCAGGGACGCAATCAGGCTGGCTGCCGAGAAGAAGCCCGACCTTATACTGATGGATATCAGGATAAGAGGAGATATCGACGGCATAGAGACCGCCGACAGGATATCCGGGTCGATGGACATCCCGGTCGTCTTCCTTACAGCTCATTCCGACGAACAGACCCTTATGCGGGCTCTCAAGACCCAGCCTTACGGGTTCCTGATAAAGCCCTTCCGCGAGAGGGAGCTTTATTCCAATATCGAGATGGCGATACACAAGCACAGGGTGCTAAAGACCAGGAACCGGGATGAAGGGGCTGAAAAGGAATCGCCGTCATCATACGGGACCGCCGTCGAAGCAGGACCGGCGATCTCCCGTCTTCATGAAAAGGAAACGGTTGAGGTGGGGACCGATACCGAACGCCTGAAAAATCATATCTTCGAATCTCTTCAAAACCCGCTGTTCGTATTGAACGGCAATATGAAGATCGTATTATACAACAGGAAGTTCGCCGAGCTTTGCGTCTTCTTCAATATATCCGAGTCCACCTTCAGGGCTTCTGCCGAAAAGGCAGGAATTTTTCCGCTCTTCGGGTCTACAAACGACTTCATGACCACATTTACCGAAGGCAGGGAGAACTTTTCCACCCTGGAGGTCATGACTGGGGAGATCGGGCACACCCTGAAGATTACAAAAATCCCTGTAAAAGAAGGCCATATGGTCGCATACGTGATGGCGGTTATCGAAGACATCACCTATGAAAAGATGCTCGAAGACTCGGGCGAACTCTATCATAAGACCGCAGAAGGCATAATAAATCTCTCCCACGAGTTAAAGGGAATCCTCAAAGGCCATGAAGACCCCCGCCTGAACGAGATCGCCGATACATCCGACGACCTGGTGCTTGAATTCGCACGTACGGACGAGGAATGGCTTAAGATAAAAGAGATGCGGGACCTGAAAAAGATCTGGGACCTCTAA
- a CDS encoding response regulator — MILLAEDKKRILVVEDEGIVAMTLEDSLFNLGYEVAGTADDSRSAIELAEKEKPDLILMDIRLRGDIDGIETVERINEKMDVPVIFLTAHSDEETLSRMLKTRPYGFLVKPFREKELYANIEAAIARHRLSKK; from the coding sequence GTGATCCTGTTGGCAGAGGATAAAAAGAGAATTCTTGTTGTTGAAGATGAAGGGATCGTGGCGATGACACTCGAGGACTCGCTCTTCAATCTCGGGTACGAGGTCGCCGGAACAGCAGACGACAGCCGTTCGGCAATCGAGCTTGCCGAAAAGGAGAAGCCCGATCTCATACTGATGGATATCAGGCTCAGGGGAGATATCGACGGTATAGAAACTGTCGAAAGAATAAACGAAAAGATGGACGTACCGGTTATCTTTCTTACTGCACATTCGGATGAGGAGACCTTGTCACGAATGCTGAAGACCCGACCGTACGGATTCCTGGTAAAACCGTTCAGGGAAAAAGAGCTCTACGCTAATATAGAGGCTGCAATAGCCAGGCACAGGCTTTCCAAAAAATAA
- a CDS encoding PAS domain S-box protein, which produces MDFAILLRQKQLFWLSIIALISFFMSEVVIFMLSGESFIVISQVIFFLIVLISLLVPEKSLIINVFIGFIYLIFSALSAGPDFYELVPSMVQFYVFISMSIIISRIILEVRYNEKKYYGLLENTTRGICIYDSEERSLVEKNHAFVYDPGLFFERARSVNPDFFGARIENAGKSSTFEIEYESKDGEKLELLVFAERLFERYILFIVTDITESKRNVENSQIVSSLSNALLRGSNIGASSSFTSYAARNISDTCWVGIYLLNDEKNAYRLVSSHNLPEPFEKSFSTIDPGDRIGEFIAGGDTVEIDSAALGIVPAEEEPHLQRSVLIVPVYMTNKPVGCIFAVTDKGKKFSESSKNSLNSIAHIFGSALKRIHAEKEIIIAKSNLESLFESLDDFIFIYDNEGGIIHTNSTVSGKLGYTTRQLEEMNIAAIHGSPSFEVFDREIRSRISDKSITMPFNLVKSNGEKIPVEMKAVVGKWGDSEAFFVIDRDVTLRKKHEDEIRSRDAILDAVSIIAENFLRADAGADNISESLERLGKAADVASVCLFEVKWTLKDSYSPENVYKWVNDDNAFVPNVESLIRLSVFQEWRGMTTCPPEMDKVVYLDIESVSGEDRKIFETLNIKTLIAVILTVDGSFRGVMCLVESVKRIWSDIETEAIMIAGDIISSAIGRAETDEIFRIPIERSLVGVYHIQNFTFKYVNPKLAEIFGYTREEMLGNVNLVELIHPDYRQLLIDTVQSFKSAAINGNGGNGRKIPDFHIEARGIKKDGTLNDVEIYGSMMLHRGKFSFIGMVMDITQRKEAERKLYESSEMLDLALKSTKLGIYDWNLRDDKLFYSDALFTMLGYSPEDYEEGRMSFDAIIHPDDKDEKERKLRAHLEGKTPYYETEYRLKTKDGEWRWIAARGEVFERDSSGKAVRITGTHLDITERKNAEEKISHLNRVLKAVRNVNELIVRETDINNLINGASKLLVETRGYLDAWVILTDRYGSYLDSAGSGDREDVAEIIRKTKSGNPPKILVETLRTTEIVSLSRLMYPEGDPGDEGELLCRRLDYGENVFGVVFGVIIISIPSGLSEDQEELGLFNELASDISFAIHDILLQNERKSYEEQILSSLEEKTVLLQEVHHRVKNNLQIISGLIKMQSRNVEDPSARDSLLRCENRIMAIAMVHEALYRSESLSDIHAREHFINLAQSLIDSLSFTEYKDIKLKTDIEIISLPINIAIPCSLIINEIISNAIKYAFTGRDSGEISLVFRSEDENYYLEVSDNGVGVPDDFDLDGSKSLGMRLVRRLAVEQLRGTAEIITGEGTRFIFIFPKHPEQGK; this is translated from the coding sequence GTGGACTTTGCTATCCTCCTGAGGCAGAAACAACTTTTCTGGCTTTCAATAATCGCTTTAATCAGCTTCTTTATGTCGGAAGTAGTCATATTCATGCTCTCAGGCGAGTCCTTTATCGTAATATCCCAGGTGATCTTCTTTTTGATCGTATTGATCTCTCTCCTCGTTCCTGAAAAAAGTTTGATTATCAACGTGTTCATCGGATTCATATACCTGATCTTTTCGGCATTATCGGCAGGCCCGGATTTTTACGAGCTCGTTCCCTCGATGGTCCAGTTCTATGTATTCATAAGCATGAGCATAATCATCTCGCGGATAATTCTTGAGGTGCGTTATAACGAGAAGAAGTACTACGGACTCCTGGAGAATACGACCCGCGGCATCTGCATCTACGATTCCGAAGAGAGGAGCCTTGTCGAGAAGAACCACGCCTTCGTATACGATCCAGGTCTCTTCTTCGAACGGGCCCGGAGCGTCAACCCGGACTTCTTCGGGGCCCGCATTGAAAACGCCGGTAAGTCCTCGACATTTGAGATAGAATACGAATCGAAGGACGGGGAGAAGCTCGAACTGCTGGTATTTGCCGAAAGGCTCTTTGAGAGATATATTCTTTTCATTGTAACCGATATCACCGAAAGCAAGAGGAATGTGGAGAACAGCCAGATTGTAAGTTCGCTCAGCAATGCCTTGTTGAGAGGTTCCAATATCGGTGCATCATCCTCTTTCACCTCATATGCGGCAAGAAACATATCGGATACGTGCTGGGTTGGAATATACCTCCTGAATGATGAAAAAAATGCTTACAGGCTGGTATCGTCACATAATCTCCCCGAACCGTTTGAAAAATCTTTTTCGACAATAGATCCGGGGGACAGGATAGGGGAGTTTATCGCAGGCGGAGATACCGTTGAGATCGATTCCGCCGCCCTCGGGATCGTTCCGGCAGAAGAAGAACCACATCTCCAAAGAAGTGTCCTGATAGTCCCCGTATATATGACGAACAAACCGGTAGGATGCATTTTTGCCGTAACCGATAAGGGAAAGAAGTTCTCAGAGTCGTCGAAAAATTCCCTCAACTCGATCGCACATATCTTCGGAAGCGCTCTAAAGAGGATACACGCGGAAAAGGAGATCATAATCGCCAAGAGCAACCTCGAATCACTGTTCGAATCCCTTGACGACTTCATATTCATCTATGACAACGAGGGCGGAATAATCCATACGAATTCCACCGTCTCCGGGAAACTCGGCTATACCACACGCCAGCTTGAAGAGATGAATATAGCGGCGATTCATGGCAGTCCGTCCTTCGAAGTGTTCGACAGGGAGATCAGGTCCCGTATCTCGGATAAATCTATTACAATGCCCTTTAACCTGGTAAAGAGCAACGGCGAGAAGATTCCTGTCGAAATGAAGGCAGTTGTCGGGAAATGGGGCGATTCCGAGGCATTTTTTGTAATAGACCGCGACGTGACCCTGAGAAAGAAGCATGAAGACGAAATAAGGTCGAGGGATGCAATTCTTGATGCGGTCAGTATTATTGCCGAAAACTTCCTCAGGGCCGATGCAGGGGCTGACAACATCAGCGAGAGTCTTGAAAGACTCGGAAAGGCCGCCGATGTGGCTTCGGTATGCCTGTTCGAGGTAAAATGGACCCTCAAAGATTCGTATTCGCCGGAGAACGTGTATAAGTGGGTCAATGACGACAATGCATTTGTTCCCAACGTTGAATCTCTAATCAGGCTCAGCGTATTCCAGGAATGGCGGGGAATGACAACCTGTCCTCCCGAAATGGATAAGGTCGTGTATCTCGATATCGAATCCGTCTCCGGTGAGGACAGAAAGATCTTCGAAACACTGAACATAAAGACCCTGATTGCTGTCATCCTGACGGTCGACGGCTCGTTCAGGGGAGTTATGTGCCTCGTAGAGAGCGTGAAGAGGATCTGGTCCGACATCGAAACGGAGGCCATAATGATTGCAGGCGATATCATCTCATCTGCAATCGGCCGGGCGGAGACAGACGAGATCTTCAGGATTCCGATCGAAAGATCCCTCGTCGGTGTCTATCATATTCAGAATTTCACCTTCAAGTACGTCAACCCGAAGCTTGCCGAGATCTTCGGGTACACCCGTGAAGAGATGCTCGGGAACGTAAATCTCGTCGAACTGATACACCCGGATTACAGGCAGCTGCTTATCGATACGGTTCAAAGTTTCAAATCAGCGGCGATAAACGGAAACGGAGGAAACGGGAGGAAGATACCCGATTTTCATATCGAAGCCCGCGGTATTAAGAAAGACGGAACCCTAAACGACGTAGAGATCTACGGGAGCATGATGCTCCATAGAGGAAAATTCTCTTTTATCGGGATGGTCATGGATATCACCCAGAGAAAGGAAGCCGAAAGGAAACTGTATGAGAGCTCCGAGATGCTCGACCTGGCACTCAAAAGTACCAAACTCGGGATCTACGACTGGAATCTCAGGGACGACAAATTATTCTACAGTGATGCCTTATTCACCATGCTCGGGTATTCGCCTGAGGATTATGAAGAAGGCAGGATGTCTTTCGACGCGATCATACACCCCGACGACAAGGATGAAAAGGAGCGTAAACTCAGGGCCCATCTCGAAGGAAAAACTCCGTACTATGAGACGGAGTACCGCCTGAAGACGAAGGACGGGGAATGGCGGTGGATCGCAGCACGCGGAGAGGTTTTCGAACGTGATTCTTCAGGCAAAGCCGTGCGAATAACCGGAACGCATCTCGATATTACGGAAAGAAAGAACGCGGAAGAGAAGATCAGCCACTTAAACAGGGTACTCAAAGCCGTAAGAAACGTAAACGAACTGATCGTGAGGGAGACCGACATCAATAATCTGATAAACGGCGCATCGAAACTTCTCGTGGAAACGAGGGGATACCTGGATGCCTGGGTCATCCTTACCGACCGGTACGGGTCGTACCTGGACTCCGCAGGCTCCGGCGACCGGGAGGATGTGGCCGAGATTATCCGGAAGACGAAATCAGGGAATCCTCCCAAGATCCTTGTCGAGACCCTCAGGACCACCGAGATCGTATCGCTCTCAAGACTCATGTACCCGGAAGGCGATCCGGGCGACGAGGGCGAACTGTTATGCCGCCGTCTCGATTACGGGGAGAACGTATTCGGCGTGGTATTCGGTGTCATTATAATCTCGATCCCCTCAGGGCTCTCTGAAGACCAGGAGGAACTGGGACTATTCAACGAACTTGCAAGCGATATCTCCTTTGCAATTCACGATATCCTGCTCCAGAACGAGAGGAAGAGCTACGAGGAGCAGATACTCAGCTCCCTTGAAGAGAAGACCGTTCTCCTGCAGGAAGTTCATCACAGGGTGAAGAACAATCTCCAGATAATCTCGGGCTTAATCAAGATGCAGTCACGCAACGTCGAAGACCCGTCGGCCCGCGATTCTCTTCTCAGGTGCGAGAACAGGATAATGGCAATCGCGATGGTGCACGAGGCCCTTTACAGGTCGGAGAGCCTCTCCGATATCCACGCGAGGGAGCATTTCATAAATCTTGCCCAGAGCCTGATCGATTCGCTCTCTTTTACGGAATACAAGGATATCAAACTTAAAACCGATATAGAGATCATCAGCCTGCCGATAAATATCGCCATACCGTGCAGTCTGATTATCAACGAGATTATATCCAACGCGATAAAGTATGCATTTACAGGCAGGGATTCCGGTGAGATCTCGCTCGTGTTCAGGAGTGAAGACGAAAATTATTATCTCGAGGTCTCTGACAACGGTGTAGGCGTACCGGACGACTTCGACCTCGACGGATCCAAATCCCTCGGCATGCGGCTTGTCCGGAGGCTTGCCGTCGAACAGCTCAGGGGTACGGCCGAGATAATCACCGGGGAAGGGACAAGGTTTATCTTTATATTCCCCAAACATCCCGAGCAAGGGAAGTGA
- a CDS encoding PAS domain S-box protein codes for SDGIDSAREINSFLEVPVIFVSAFGNTADTERIVEPWSYGFIKKPFDIIEIQSSIELAVNKYRTFKYERELLKKDSILKAVNSAATLFLSKEPFEDSLRKTIELIGRAVESRYICLYQNLGDADEIKGATCNYKWFEGSRSEPETSPCGDIVYDESYSGFKESLFKGDIIMYPGCDAGPEEVLFPFNVPGPVINIPIFCGTFWWGFLSIGMGDSEGSGMDVEMEALVTAASILGSALNQKRMNDALMKREEEYRSLYKMMRLVCDNVPDAIWVKGKDRRYTFVNRTFAEDFIKTEDTDEPLGKGIEYFAERERALHSGDECWLNLDEGAFEADSKVLESGISLNTESRYYIYGEQKHLDVYRAPFYDDEGNLVGVVGCARDETKRKNIEDNLRELNERFETFMNALPGHAFIKSPCGVITYVNSNQSLGDGLYAEDWIGKNENDILYNLDPSDIIESDRKALESGFHNRVERIALDGGEERIYNILKFPIESENEGKQVGGIVFDITDRILAEESLLRSEELSSILVSQMPVIVWTTDSDLKISYAVGNSLKNIGFTPESIRGFSFAEILREVADNLNAPVDETVDSYSAALHGESFVLESSFRGRELYIYVQPFRDKNGRITGTAGLAYDITDNKIAEKALLESEERYRRLVESIKVKIVIAQDERIVYANRCFFDFLGITPEHLDKTSFGDLVCPEDLERVKNYHKGRISGEKDLPSNYRISCYSRDGELRLHDLTVSLITWNGKPATLNILIDIEDENRTKEELEKSLHEKILLLEEVHHRVKNNLALINSLLMMQIRNIDHARVREGLLMARTRIFSIAAVHEGLYRSDSISSIPAKEHFKKIGEEILENYDPGHRLALEIDGDDVELSLALATPISLVINELLINAIKYAYPDGEEGIISISLVNRGDSIELRLKDEGVGIPGDFVLEDAKSLGLSLVRNIITSQLEGSISLDPGKGTEWIIEVPFES; via the coding sequence AATCCGACGGAATAGACTCCGCAAGGGAGATCAACTCATTCCTTGAAGTTCCGGTAATCTTTGTAAGCGCTTTTGGAAATACTGCCGACACCGAAAGGATCGTCGAGCCGTGGTCTTACGGTTTTATCAAGAAGCCCTTCGATATCATCGAGATCCAGAGCAGCATCGAGCTTGCCGTCAATAAATACCGCACATTCAAGTACGAAAGAGAACTCCTGAAGAAGGACAGCATACTGAAGGCTGTAAACAGTGCGGCGACTCTGTTCCTTTCGAAAGAACCGTTCGAGGACAGCCTTAGAAAGACGATCGAGCTTATCGGAAGGGCAGTCGAGTCGCGTTACATCTGCCTGTACCAGAACCTGGGAGACGCCGACGAGATAAAAGGAGCGACATGCAACTATAAATGGTTCGAGGGAAGCAGGAGCGAACCGGAGACCTCCCCCTGCGGCGACATCGTCTATGACGAATCCTACTCCGGCTTCAAAGAATCCCTCTTCAAGGGAGACATAATAATGTACCCCGGCTGCGATGCGGGCCCGGAAGAGGTGCTTTTTCCGTTTAACGTCCCCGGCCCTGTTATAAATATACCAATCTTCTGCGGGACATTCTGGTGGGGCTTTCTCTCCATCGGGATGGGCGACAGCGAAGGGTCCGGTATGGATGTGGAGATGGAGGCCCTCGTCACTGCGGCAAGCATTCTCGGTTCCGCCTTAAACCAGAAGAGAATGAACGACGCCCTGATGAAACGGGAGGAGGAATACAGAAGTCTCTACAAGATGATGAGACTCGTCTGCGACAACGTCCCCGATGCGATCTGGGTGAAGGGCAAGGACCGCAGGTACACTTTTGTCAACAGGACGTTCGCCGAAGACTTCATCAAAACGGAAGATACCGACGAACCGCTGGGAAAAGGCATTGAATATTTCGCGGAAAGAGAACGTGCTTTGCATTCCGGCGACGAATGCTGGCTTAATCTCGACGAAGGAGCCTTCGAAGCCGATTCAAAAGTCCTGGAATCCGGAATAAGCCTCAACACGGAATCCAGGTATTACATATACGGGGAGCAGAAGCATCTCGATGTCTACAGGGCGCCCTTCTACGACGATGAAGGAAACCTCGTCGGTGTCGTCGGCTGTGCAAGGGACGAGACGAAACGAAAGAATATCGAGGACAATCTCAGGGAGTTAAACGAACGGTTCGAGACATTCATGAACGCTCTTCCCGGCCACGCATTCATCAAATCCCCCTGCGGTGTAATAACGTATGTCAACTCCAACCAGTCGCTCGGAGACGGGTTGTATGCAGAGGACTGGATCGGAAAGAACGAAAACGATATCCTCTACAACCTCGATCCTTCCGATATCATTGAATCCGACAGGAAGGCCCTTGAGAGCGGTTTCCACAACAGGGTCGAAAGAATCGCACTCGATGGAGGAGAGGAGCGGATCTACAATATTCTTAAATTTCCAATCGAATCGGAGAACGAGGGAAAACAGGTCGGCGGGATCGTATTCGATATTACAGACAGGATTCTCGCCGAAGAATCTCTCCTGCGAAGCGAAGAGCTCTCCTCCATTCTTGTCAGCCAGATGCCTGTAATAGTATGGACCACAGACTCCGACCTGAAGATCAGTTATGCAGTCGGCAACTCGCTGAAAAATATCGGCTTTACACCGGAGTCCATACGCGGATTCTCATTTGCTGAGATACTCCGTGAAGTTGCCGACAACCTGAACGCACCGGTCGACGAAACTGTCGATTCGTACTCCGCCGCCCTTCATGGCGAGTCGTTCGTTCTTGAATCAAGCTTTAGGGGCAGGGAATTATACATCTATGTCCAGCCGTTCAGGGACAAAAACGGCAGGATCACCGGAACGGCCGGCCTTGCCTATGACATAACCGACAATAAGATTGCCGAGAAGGCTCTTTTGGAAAGCGAGGAGAGATACAGGCGACTTGTCGAGAGCATCAAGGTAAAGATCGTAATCGCACAGGATGAGAGAATCGTCTATGCAAACAGGTGTTTCTTCGATTTTCTCGGGATCACCCCGGAACACCTGGATAAAACCTCTTTTGGCGACCTTGTATGCCCGGAGGATCTCGAAAGAGTGAAAAATTATCATAAAGGGAGGATTTCAGGAGAGAAGGATCTTCCTTCTAACTACAGGATCTCGTGCTATTCCAGGGATGGGGAGTTGAGGCTGCACGACCTCACAGTATCCCTCATCACTTGGAACGGGAAACCGGCGACACTCAACATTTTAATCGACATCGAGGATGAGAACCGCACGAAAGAGGAGCTTGAGAAATCCCTGCACGAAAAGATCCTTCTCCTTGAAGAGGTTCATCACAGGGTAAAGAACAACCTTGCACTGATCAACTCGCTCCTCATGATGCAGATAAGAAATATCGATCATGCGAGGGTCAGGGAAGGTCTCCTGATGGCGAGGACAAGGATCTTCTCGATAGCGGCCGTTCATGAGGGGCTTTACAGGTCCGATTCGATATCGAGCATACCTGCAAAAGAGCATTTCAAAAAGATCGGGGAGGAGATCCTGGAAAATTACGACCCCGGACACCGTCTGGCCCTCGAGATCGACGGTGACGATGTGGAGCTCAGCCTGGCCCTCGCGACCCCGATCAGTCTTGTAATCAACGAACTTCTGATAAATGCAATAAAATACGCCTATCCCGACGGTGAAGAAGGCATCATCTCGATCAGTCTTGTAAACAGGGGCGATTCAATAGAACTGAGACTGAAGGACGAGGGAGTCGGAATCCCGGGCGATTTCGTTTTAGAGGATGCAAAATCACTCGGCCTCAGCCTTGTAAGGAACATAATCACCTCGCAGCTTGAAGGCAGCATCTCGCTTGACCCCGGCAAAGGAACGGAATGGATAATTGAAGTCCCGTTCGAATCTTGA
- a CDS encoding universal stress protein yields MLRKILVACDGSLQSEKALIAAIEDCMAEDSELHVVHIMNIKKFSAIESESSYDGVESPHDISRKFLEKNRDETVNMIDRVCRERDMIYTLHVKGGDPRHEIIDLAAETGADLIVMGSTGKGLGSRILLGSVSAYVSVHSPVSALIVK; encoded by the coding sequence ATGCTTAGGAAAATACTTGTTGCGTGCGATGGTTCGCTCCAGTCCGAAAAGGCCCTTATTGCGGCAATCGAAGACTGTATGGCCGAGGACTCCGAGTTGCATGTAGTTCATATAATGAATATAAAAAAATTCAGTGCAATCGAATCCGAATCGTCATACGACGGAGTCGAATCCCCGCACGACATCAGCAGGAAGTTCCTTGAAAAGAACAGGGATGAGACCGTGAATATGATCGACCGGGTATGCAGGGAGAGAGATATGATCTATACCCTCCACGTAAAGGGCGGAGATCCCAGGCACGAGATAATCGATCTCGCAGCAGAGACCGGCGCCGACCTGATCGTCATGGGCTCTACGGGAAAAGGATTGGGGAGCAGGATTCTGCTCGGAAGCGTCTCTGCGTATGTCTCCGTTCACAGCCCGGTCTCAGCACTAATAGTCAAATAG